One Salvia splendens isolate huo1 chromosome 22, SspV2, whole genome shotgun sequence DNA segment encodes these proteins:
- the LOC121785880 gene encoding RING-H2 finger protein ATL47-like, producing MGRISPIILLVIVILAIGFFLLGLLQLVIRCVMKSPSFSSISQSSRFPDAASAASHTFQRQLHQLFRLHDSGLDQSLIDALPLFYYKDIIGLKEPFDCAVCLSEFSFLDKLKVLPNCSHAFHIHCIETWLLSNSTCPLCRSLIGFGSSADSPLFSTCDLDHQWSSLSFPDGPSGSSPANSRPETSNAGAARTLSVRLGKFRSTNEGVGSEIQMQNEVSSSNLDARRCYSMGAFQYVVGDTNLQVALPRCSGVATRAKVRFGSEEADEKKIGVRSRGDSFSVSKIWLWSKKGKFNPTSQANENIVVSGLV from the coding sequence ATGGGTAGAATTAGCCCAATAATTCTCCTAGTGATAGTGATTCTAGCAATTGGCTTCTTCCTACTTGGATTGCTACAGCTTGTGATTAGGTGTGTGATGAAAAGTCCATCATTTTCCTCAATCTCACAATCCAGCAGGTTCCCTGATGCTGCTTCTGCTGCTTCACACACATTCCAGAGGCAGCTGCATCAGCTTTTCCGGCTACATGACTCGGGCCTCGACCAGTCGTTGATAGATGCTCTGCCTCTTTTTTACTACAAGGACATCATAGGATTGAAGGAGCCATTTGATTGTGCTGTTTGTCTCTCTGAGTTCTCATTTCTTGACAAGCTCAAGGTCCTGCCTAATTGCAGCCATGCCTTCCACATCCACTGCATTGAAACATGGCTGCTGTCGAATTCGACCTGCCCTCTATGTCGAAGCCTAATCGGATTTGGGAGTTCAGCTGATAGCCCCTTGTTCAGCACTTGTGATTTGGATCACCAATGGAGCAGCTTGTCTTTCCCTGATGGGCCTAGTGGCTCATCTCCTGCCAATTCTAGGCCCGAGACGAGCAATGCTGGGGCGGCCAGGACGCTCTCTGTTCGTCTTGGGAAGTTTAGGAGCACTAATGAAGGAGTAGGTAGTGAAATCCAGATGCAAAATGAAGTCAGTAGCAGCAACCTTGATGCTAGGAGATGTTATTCTATGGGTGCTTTTCAATATGTTGTTGGTGACACCAACCTTCAAGTGGCGCTGCCTCGCTGCAGTGGCGTTGCAACGAGGGCTAAAGTGCGATTTGGCAGCGAGGAAGCGGATGAGAAGAAGATTGGTGTTAGGAGTAGAGGTGATAGTTTCTCTGTATCCAAGATTTGGCTATGGTCCAAGAAAGGCAAGTTCAATCCTACATCACAAGCAAAtgaaaatatagtagtaagtgGTTTAGTATGA
- the LOC121785730 gene encoding abasic site processing protein YoqW-like isoform X3 — MQAMCGRGRCTLRADGIAQACHFNSRPILHVHMDRYRPSYNVAPGFNVPVVRLDDGGGDCVVSHCMKWGLVPSFTKKTDKVDHFKMFNARCESIREKASFRRLLPKNRCLVSFEGFYEWKKDGSKKQPYYVHFKDDRPMVFAALFDSWKNSEGETLYTFTIITTSSSSSLEWLHDRMPVILGSKESTDWWLNDSSLSNLDKILKPYEETDLAWYPVTPAVGKISFDGPECIKEVKLEETKTISQFFSKKQASKSEDPTSEKTPIKEELQECIAPKIEKEEPQNQSTVESAAMKDEASVMEEPKQEIVKEEPCSQEESVTKTGKSDTKDADHAKPSAKETDRLRLLHMSPIKKRRIGANDKQGQGAGDKQPTLFSYFDETSRNLFLARVKSPLRAAV; from the exons ATGCAAGCTATGTGTGGAAGAGGAAGGTGTACTCTGCGAGCGGATGGCATTGCTCAGGCCTGCCATTTCAACTCTCGCCCCATCCTCCATGTCCACATGGATCG GTATCGGCCGTCGTACAACGTCGCGCCGGGGTTCAACGTGCCGGTGGTTCGACTAGACGATGGCGGTGGCGATTGCGTCGTTTCGCACTGCATGAAATGGGGGCTGGTTCCTAGCTTTACTAAGAAAACTGATAAAGTCGATCACTTTAAGATG TTCAATGCGAGGTGTGAATCGATAAGAGAGAAGGCTTCCTTTCGTCGACTTCTTCCAAAGAACAGGTGTTTGGTCTCTTTTGAAGG ATTTTATGAATGGAAGAAGGATGGATCTAAAAAGCAACCTTACTACGTCCACTTTAAGGACGATCGTCCAATGGTTTTTGCTGCTCTATTCGATTCTTGGAAAAATTCAGAAG GAGAAACGCTTTACACCTTCACTATTATCACTACTTCATCCTCATCATCTCTGGAATGGCTTCATG ATAGGATGCCTGTAATCCTGGGCAGCAAAGAATCAACTGATTGGTGGCTGAATGATTCTTCTTTGTCCAATCTTGACAAAATACTCAAACCATATGAAGAAACAGATTTG GCCTGGTATCCTGTCACACCTGCAGTTGGTAAAATTTCTTTTGATGGACCTGAGTGCATTAAGGAG GTAAAACTGGAGGAGACCAAGACAATCTCTCAGTTTTTCTCAAAGAAACAAGCAAGCAAATCAGAGGATCCAACATCTGAAAAAACACCGATCAAAGAAGAGCTCCAGGAATGTATTGCACCAAAAATTGAGAAAGAGGAACCTCAAAATCAGTCTACAGTTGAAAGCGCTGCAATGAAGGATGAAGCTAGTGTGATGGAAGAACCAAAACAAGAAATTGTGAAAGAGGAACCTTGTAGCCAAGAAGAATCTGTTACAAAAACAGGCAAGAGTGATACCAAAGATGCAGATCATGCAAAGCCATCTGCTAAAGAAACTGATAGGCTAAGGCTACTGCACATGAGTCCaatcaagaaaagaagaattGGGGCCAATGATAAACAAGGACAAGGGGCGGGTGATAAACAACCAACTCTATTTTCCTACTTTG ATGAGACATCACGAAATCTCTTCTTAGCAAGAGTCAAATCTCCCTTGCGTGCTGCAGTATAG
- the LOC121785730 gene encoding abasic site processing protein HMCES-like isoform X1, whose amino-acid sequence MQAMCGRGRCTLRADGIAQACHFNSRPILHVHMDRYRPSYNVAPGFNVPVVRLDDGGGDCVVSHCMKWGLVPSFTKKTDKVDHFKMFNARCESIREKASFRRLLPKNRCLVSFEGFYEWKKDGSKKQPYYVHFKDDRPMVFAALFDSWKNSEGEIHINEEHVHKTTTNALLLSHFCTVFPIHYSGETLYTFTIITTSSSSSLEWLHDRMPVILGSKESTDWWLNDSSLSNLDKILKPYEETDLAWYPVTPAVGKISFDGPECIKEVKLEETKTISQFFSKKQASKSEDPTSEKTPIKEELQECIAPKIEKEEPQNQSTVESAAMKDEASVMEEPKQEIVKEEPCSQEESVTKTGKSDTKDADHAKPSAKETDRLRLLHMSPIKKRRIGANDKQGQGAGDKQPTLFSYFDETSRNLFLARVKSPLRAAV is encoded by the exons ATGCAAGCTATGTGTGGAAGAGGAAGGTGTACTCTGCGAGCGGATGGCATTGCTCAGGCCTGCCATTTCAACTCTCGCCCCATCCTCCATGTCCACATGGATCG GTATCGGCCGTCGTACAACGTCGCGCCGGGGTTCAACGTGCCGGTGGTTCGACTAGACGATGGCGGTGGCGATTGCGTCGTTTCGCACTGCATGAAATGGGGGCTGGTTCCTAGCTTTACTAAGAAAACTGATAAAGTCGATCACTTTAAGATG TTCAATGCGAGGTGTGAATCGATAAGAGAGAAGGCTTCCTTTCGTCGACTTCTTCCAAAGAACAGGTGTTTGGTCTCTTTTGAAGG ATTTTATGAATGGAAGAAGGATGGATCTAAAAAGCAACCTTACTACGTCCACTTTAAGGACGATCGTCCAATGGTTTTTGCTGCTCTATTCGATTCTTGGAAAAATTCAGAAGGTGAAATACACATTAATGAAGAACATGTCCATAAGACTACGACCAATGCACTTTTGCTGAGCCATTTTTGTACTGTTTTTCCCATTCATTATTCAGGAGAAACGCTTTACACCTTCACTATTATCACTACTTCATCCTCATCATCTCTGGAATGGCTTCATG ATAGGATGCCTGTAATCCTGGGCAGCAAAGAATCAACTGATTGGTGGCTGAATGATTCTTCTTTGTCCAATCTTGACAAAATACTCAAACCATATGAAGAAACAGATTTG GCCTGGTATCCTGTCACACCTGCAGTTGGTAAAATTTCTTTTGATGGACCTGAGTGCATTAAGGAG GTAAAACTGGAGGAGACCAAGACAATCTCTCAGTTTTTCTCAAAGAAACAAGCAAGCAAATCAGAGGATCCAACATCTGAAAAAACACCGATCAAAGAAGAGCTCCAGGAATGTATTGCACCAAAAATTGAGAAAGAGGAACCTCAAAATCAGTCTACAGTTGAAAGCGCTGCAATGAAGGATGAAGCTAGTGTGATGGAAGAACCAAAACAAGAAATTGTGAAAGAGGAACCTTGTAGCCAAGAAGAATCTGTTACAAAAACAGGCAAGAGTGATACCAAAGATGCAGATCATGCAAAGCCATCTGCTAAAGAAACTGATAGGCTAAGGCTACTGCACATGAGTCCaatcaagaaaagaagaattGGGGCCAATGATAAACAAGGACAAGGGGCGGGTGATAAACAACCAACTCTATTTTCCTACTTTG ATGAGACATCACGAAATCTCTTCTTAGCAAGAGTCAAATCTCCCTTGCGTGCTGCAGTATAG
- the LOC121785730 gene encoding abasic site processing protein HMCES-like isoform X2, with amino-acid sequence MQAMCGRGRCTLRADGIAQACHFNSRPILHVHMDRYRPSYNVAPGFNVPVVRLDDGGGDCVVSHCMKWGLVPSFTKKTDKVDHFKMFNARCESIREKASFRRLLPKNRCLVSFEGFYEWKKDGSKKQPYYVHFKDDRPMVFAALFDSWKNSEGEIHINEEHVHKTTTNALLLSHFCTVFPIHYSGETLYTFTIITTSSSSSLEWLHDRMPVILGSKESTDWWLNDSSLSNLDKILKPYEETDLAWYPVTPAVGKISFDGPECIKEVKLEETKTISQFFSKKQASKSEDPTSEKTPIKEELQECIAPKIEKEEPQNQSTVESAAMKDEASVMEEPKQEIVKEEPCSQEESVTKTGKSDTKDADHAKPSAKETDRLRLLHMSPIKKRRIGANDKQGQGAGDKQPTLFSYFGNH; translated from the exons ATGCAAGCTATGTGTGGAAGAGGAAGGTGTACTCTGCGAGCGGATGGCATTGCTCAGGCCTGCCATTTCAACTCTCGCCCCATCCTCCATGTCCACATGGATCG GTATCGGCCGTCGTACAACGTCGCGCCGGGGTTCAACGTGCCGGTGGTTCGACTAGACGATGGCGGTGGCGATTGCGTCGTTTCGCACTGCATGAAATGGGGGCTGGTTCCTAGCTTTACTAAGAAAACTGATAAAGTCGATCACTTTAAGATG TTCAATGCGAGGTGTGAATCGATAAGAGAGAAGGCTTCCTTTCGTCGACTTCTTCCAAAGAACAGGTGTTTGGTCTCTTTTGAAGG ATTTTATGAATGGAAGAAGGATGGATCTAAAAAGCAACCTTACTACGTCCACTTTAAGGACGATCGTCCAATGGTTTTTGCTGCTCTATTCGATTCTTGGAAAAATTCAGAAGGTGAAATACACATTAATGAAGAACATGTCCATAAGACTACGACCAATGCACTTTTGCTGAGCCATTTTTGTACTGTTTTTCCCATTCATTATTCAGGAGAAACGCTTTACACCTTCACTATTATCACTACTTCATCCTCATCATCTCTGGAATGGCTTCATG ATAGGATGCCTGTAATCCTGGGCAGCAAAGAATCAACTGATTGGTGGCTGAATGATTCTTCTTTGTCCAATCTTGACAAAATACTCAAACCATATGAAGAAACAGATTTG GCCTGGTATCCTGTCACACCTGCAGTTGGTAAAATTTCTTTTGATGGACCTGAGTGCATTAAGGAG GTAAAACTGGAGGAGACCAAGACAATCTCTCAGTTTTTCTCAAAGAAACAAGCAAGCAAATCAGAGGATCCAACATCTGAAAAAACACCGATCAAAGAAGAGCTCCAGGAATGTATTGCACCAAAAATTGAGAAAGAGGAACCTCAAAATCAGTCTACAGTTGAAAGCGCTGCAATGAAGGATGAAGCTAGTGTGATGGAAGAACCAAAACAAGAAATTGTGAAAGAGGAACCTTGTAGCCAAGAAGAATCTGTTACAAAAACAGGCAAGAGTGATACCAAAGATGCAGATCATGCAAAGCCATCTGCTAAAGAAACTGATAGGCTAAGGCTACTGCACATGAGTCCaatcaagaaaagaagaattGGGGCCAATGATAAACAAGGACAAGGGGCGGGTGATAAACAACCAACTCTATTTTCCTACTTTGGTAATCACTAA
- the LOC121785731 gene encoding uncharacterized protein LOC121785731, producing the protein MDSLYFLTEPYLLMTRIQRMDWFPVPVSSANYNLTPKLPLYCPLTVKPIFGNINNYFIRYSLQNQSSRERIIRQPFHSPPLSHTYMHTITYTSLYIEVYMLINQVMEPPRESPIQITEQSDESSEFRSRRRGCFSLPCFDRDSASPSSGATTWWQRMRSRGVGAVKKIREWSELVAGPRWKTFIRRFNRNRSGGGKHANFQYDPLSYAMNFDEGPGGQIGDFAKEGEDADGYYYASRNFSSRYAKGSMDMGKDGATFV; encoded by the coding sequence ATGGATTCTTTATACTTTTTGACTGAACCTTATCTGTTGATGACACGTATACAAAGGATGGACTGGTTTCCGGTCCCAGTGAGTTCCGCCAATTACAATTTGACCCCCAAACTGCCGCTATACTGTCCCCTGACAGTAAAGCCCATTTTCGGAAACATCAATAACTATTTCATCCGTTATTCGCTGCAAAACCAGAGCTCGAGAGAGAGAATAATTCGCCAACCATTTCACTCTCCGCCGCTCTCTCACACATATATGCACACAATTACATACACAAGTTTGTATATTGAAGTATACATGCTAATTAATCAAGTCATGGAGCCTCCTCGCGAATCCCCAATCCAAATCACCGAGCAATCCGACGAATCCTCCGAATTCCGCAGCCGACGCCGCGGCTGCTTCAGCCTTCCCTGCTTCGACCGCGACTCCGCCTCCCCTTCCTCCGGCGCGACGACGTGGTGGCAGAGGATGCGCTCGCGCGGCGTGGGCGCGGTGAAGAAGATCCGCGAGTGGTCGGAGCTGGTGGCCGGGCCGAGGTGGAAGACGTTCATCCGGCGGTTCAATCGGAACCGCAGCGGCGGCGGAAAGCACGCGAATTTCCAATACGATCCACTGAGCTACGCGATGAATTTCGACGAGGGGCCGGGGGGGCAAATTGGGGATTTCGCCAAGGAAGGGGAAGATGCCGACGGTTACTATTACGCGTCGCGGAATTTCTCGTCCAGATACGCCAAGGGATCGATGGACATGGGCAAGGATGGGGCCACCTTCGTCTAG
- the LOC121788080 gene encoding protein NUCLEAR FUSION DEFECTIVE 2-like, with amino-acid sequence MGSHFRVSATLLFLLITLLSSSAQAFSEEESSLPELSLRVSTSFSIALANLQNQINYTFKRFGLLRRAMTHSSYSEENNKALSVLGESVIQTSVALQSIRKDVDISAKDLNLAIAEAAKVEGSCNADGIRLGLQNVVRVASKTNATAPAVVCGAFRALFGAIAIDSGSSDVAGEVYGKTRSGVWSVVTL; translated from the exons ATGGGTTCCCATTTTAGGGTTTCTGCTACACTCCTCTTTCTCTTGATCACTCTCCTTTCCTCCTCGGCGCag GCATTTTCTGAAGAAGAATCATCTTTGCCGGAGCTCTCGTTGAGAGTGTCAACATCTTTCTCAATCGCACTCGCCAATCTGCAAAATCAGATCAA CTACACATTTAAGAGATTTGGATTGCTGCGACGAGCAATGACGCACTCCTCCTACTCTGAGGAGAACAACAAGGCTCTAAGCGTATTGGGGGAAAGTGTCATTCAAACCTCTGTCGCGTTGCAATCGATAAGGAAAGATGTGGATATCTCTGCCAAGGATTTGAACCTTGCGATTGCTGAGGCGGCTAAGGTGGAGGGCTCCTGCAATGCTGATGGGATCCGGCTTGGTTTGCAGAACGTTGTGAGGGTCGCGAGCAAGACCAATGCCACAGCTCCTGCTGTGGTCTGTGGTGCGTTCCGTGCTCTTTTTGGGGCAATTGCCATTGATTCTGGGAGCTCAGATGTGGCCGGGGAGGTCTATGGGAAAACTCGCAGTGGAGTTTGGAGCGTGGTAACATTGTAG
- the LOC121786934 gene encoding uncharacterized protein LOC121786934 has translation MSECYNNVLRGVRELPIRALVDLTFWRTVKWWVEKKTTIEHIEGELTPWARDKLAKNDSKGRKHYITVIDRDTGKYHVRTRGRIVQGVSKGNSVQLVRYLESSCSCGKWQMWRIPCSHACAVARDRGHVMIDLIDEKYYLGTWRSQYYTQVSFDAPRHEEYWVAPSWKLCITPQQLIPRTRGRVRRRRILNQMDVQEEDELRAPRRCRNCGIEGHDRKIAQPVSFSKVVVNICEM, from the coding sequence ATGTCGGAGTGCTACAATAACGTCTTGAGGGGTGTGAGAGAGTTACCGATTAGAGCGTTGgttgatttgacattttggaGGACGGTAAAATGGTGGGTGGAGAAGAAGACAACAATCGAACACATCGAAGGTGAATTAACCCCATGGGCGAGGGACAAACTTGCTAAGAATGACTCAAAGGGGCGAAAACATTACATCACTGTCATTGACCGAGATACAGGGAAGTACCATGTCCGAACTCGAGGAAGAATCGTACAAGGAGTGTCAAAGGGCAACAGTGTTCAATTAGTGAGGTATTTGGAATCGAGTTGCAGTTGTggtaagtggcagatgtggagaatcCCTTGTTCGCATGCTTGTGCGGTTGCTAGAGACCGAGGTCATGTTATGATTGACCTCATTGATGAGAAGTACTACCTAGGTACATGGAGATCACAGTACTATACTCAAGTTTCATTTGATGCACCAAGACACGAAGAGTATTGGGTTGCACCTTCATGGAAGTTGTGCATCACCCCTCAGCAGTTGATTCCTAGAACGCGTGGCCGAGTTAGAAGAAGGAGGATActtaatcaaatggatgtccaGGAGGAAGATGAACTGAGAGCTCCCCGCCGTTGCAGAAATTGCGGGATAGAGGGGCATGACCGAAAAATTGCTCAGCCGGTGTCGTTCAGTAAAGTTGTGGTAAATATTTGTGAGATGTGA
- the LOC121787996 gene encoding uncharacterized protein LOC121787996 has translation MPGPGPHMIYAIGSGQGLMHVSNGRFGPHHCVTYAINAFFGPDIGSFCEWLSSIMGSGWFLGSSVEQWIHDPFYYALILGFPLSLLYSWVSRFLLQKGVLDSFSGVPLNARQCFLLIFAGSLSHFFLDHLFEENGHSSMYTWILSTGWWKTRAPVNPDAVVVIGLLCAALIGGFIYIYRVKPLKSVRRQYHKSLNLTLAVAVAYCLWCASQIYLVRPRRAAVGEEADLGVLVFLGIFFFFPHWLCVLSMNAKEIVETADQLPH, from the exons ATGCCGGGCCCGGGCCCGCACATGATCTACGCAATCGGGTCGGGCCAAGGGCTGATGCATGTTTCGAACGGGCGATTCGGGCCGCATCACTGCGTCACCTACGCCATCAACGCCTTCTTCGGGCCGGACATAGGGTCGTTCTGTGAGTGGCTGAGCTCAATTATGGGTTCGGGCTGGTTCCTAGGCTCCTCCGTCGAGCAGTGGATCCACGACCCGTTTTACTACGCTTTGATTCTGGGCTTCCCTCTTTCACTTCTCTACAGCTGGGTTTCCCGATTTCTCCTGCAAAAGGGCGTTCTTGATTCTTTCTCTGGG GTTCCCTTAAATGCGAGACAGTGCTTCTTGTTGATCTTTGCTGGATCtttgtcacattttttcttAGATCATCTGTTTGAG GAGAATGGACATTCTTCCATGTATACTTGGATACTGAGCACAGGCTGGTGGAAGACCCGAGCACCAGTCAATCCCGATGCTGTTGTTGTTATTGGCCTTCTCTGTGCAGCCTTAATTGGAGGTTTTATATACATCTACAG AGTGAAGCCCCTGAAGTCGGTGAGAAGGCAATACCACAAGTCGCTGAATTTGACCTTGGCAGTCGCAGTTGCATACTGCCTGTGGTGCGCGAGCCAGATTTATTTGGTTAGGCCTCGTCGTGCAGCTGTTGGGGAGGAGGCTGACTTGGGAGTCCTCGTGTTCCTgggcatcttcttcttctttccgcACTGGCTGTGCGTATTGTCTATGAACGCGAAGGAGATCGTTGAAACCGCGGATCAACTCCCCCATTGA